The Paenibacillus tianjinensis genome has a window encoding:
- the infB gene encoding translation initiation factor IF-2 — protein sequence MTKEDNKDKLRVYEYAKSLNMSSKEIITILKRLNVPVNNHMSVMENSSVTKVEQFFKDIKSNAAAKRDTGTSSRPATTGTVTAEPQSAQNANKNQPEKQVGMNSNQNNNQSTTSPRPQSGQDSRRSTSGSTQNSRPQGSSTSGNRPQGSSTSGNRPQGSSTGGNRPQGSSTSGNRPQGSSTGSNRPQGSSTGGNRPQGSSTGGSRPQGSSTGGNRSQGQGSAPRTGDRPQSSAPRTDSRPQGQGGGDFSRGGDRGPKKNTSGGRPNNNGSQKRFEDGKGGGNFRNNRGGKNSRGGRNQPVVHREKIDNTPKKIIVRGNMTVGETAKLLHKDASEVIKKLILMGVMATINQELDIDTILLLSGEFGVEVEVKIPVDEDSFETVEENDSEEDLQTRPPVVTIMGHVDHGKTTLLDAIRSTNVTGGEAGGITQHIGAYQVEINHKKITFLDTPGHEAFTAMRARGAQVTDMTIIVVAADDGVMPQTVEAINHAKAAGLPIIVAVNKIDKPGADPDRVKQELTNYELVPEEWGGDTIFVNLSAKQRINLEELLEMILLVAEVNEYKANPDKRARGTVIEAELDKNRGPVARILVQNGTLKVGDAFVAGNCFGRVRAMVNDKGRKIKEAGPSTPVEITGLTEVPQAGDPFMAFEDERKARAIADRRSTTQRQSELNTNTRVTLDDLFKHIKDGEIKDLNVIIKGDVQGSVEALKSSLAKIEVEGVRVKIIHSGAGAITESDITLAAASNAIVIGFNVRPDAQTKAAAEQEKVDVRLHNIIYNVIEEIESAMKGMLDPVFKENIIGHAEVRNVFKISKVGSVAGCMVTDGKITRNAELRLIRSGIVVFEGKIDTLKRFKDDAKEVAQGYECGITLERYNDLQEGDIIEAFIMEKVER from the coding sequence TTGACTAAAGAAGACAATAAGGATAAACTGCGCGTGTATGAATACGCGAAATCTCTGAACATGAGCAGTAAAGAAATTATTACAATTCTGAAGCGTTTGAATGTTCCTGTGAATAATCATATGAGTGTGATGGAGAATAGCTCGGTAACAAAAGTGGAGCAATTCTTTAAGGATATTAAATCAAACGCTGCAGCCAAGCGTGACACCGGCACCAGCAGCCGTCCGGCAACTACCGGAACGGTAACAGCCGAACCGCAGAGTGCTCAGAATGCCAACAAAAATCAACCGGAAAAGCAGGTAGGTATGAACAGTAACCAAAACAACAACCAATCGACGACGTCCCCAAGGCCCCAAAGCGGACAAGATTCCCGCAGAAGTACATCAGGATCAACACAGAATTCCCGCCCGCAAGGCAGCTCCACCAGCGGCAACCGTCCGCAAGGAAGCTCCACCAGCGGCAACCGCCCGCAGGGCAGCTCCACCGGCGGCAACCGCCCGCAAGGTAGCTCCACCAGCGGCAATCGTCCGCAGGGCAGCTCCACCGGCAGCAACCGTCCACAGGGCAGTTCCACCGGCGGCAACCGCCCGCAGGGTAGCTCCACCGGCGGCAGCCGTCCGCAAGGCAGCTCCACCGGCGGCAACCGTTCGCAAGGTCAAGGCAGTGCACCACGTACTGGTGACCGTCCGCAGAGCAGCGCTCCGCGCACAGACAGCCGTCCGCAAGGACAAGGCGGCGGTGATTTCTCCCGCGGCGGAGACAGAGGTCCAAAGAAGAACACTTCCGGCGGCAGACCGAACAACAACGGCAGCCAGAAGCGCTTTGAAGACGGTAAAGGCGGCGGCAATTTCCGCAACAACCGCGGCGGCAAGAATAGCCGCGGCGGCAGAAACCAGCCGGTCGTACACCGTGAGAAGATTGACAATACACCGAAGAAGATTATTGTCCGCGGTAATATGACGGTCGGTGAAACAGCCAAGCTGCTGCATAAGGATGCTTCTGAAGTGATCAAGAAGCTGATTCTGATGGGCGTTATGGCGACCATTAACCAGGAGCTTGATATCGACACCATCCTGCTTCTGTCGGGTGAATTCGGCGTAGAAGTAGAAGTGAAGATCCCTGTGGACGAAGACAGCTTCGAAACCGTGGAAGAGAACGATTCCGAAGAGGATCTGCAGACCCGTCCTCCGGTTGTTACGATCATGGGTCATGTTGACCATGGTAAAACAACATTGCTGGATGCGATCCGTTCAACGAACGTAACCGGCGGCGAAGCCGGCGGGATTACGCAGCACATCGGTGCGTACCAGGTCGAAATCAACCACAAGAAAATTACGTTCCTGGATACTCCGGGTCACGAAGCGTTTACCGCCATGCGTGCCCGCGGTGCACAGGTCACGGATATGACCATTATCGTTGTAGCTGCTGATGACGGTGTTATGCCGCAGACGGTAGAAGCGATTAACCACGCCAAGGCTGCTGGACTTCCGATCATTGTTGCAGTTAACAAGATCGACAAGCCGGGTGCTGATCCGGACCGTGTTAAGCAGGAGCTTACCAATTATGAGCTGGTACCGGAAGAGTGGGGCGGAGACACCATCTTCGTCAACCTGTCCGCCAAACAGCGCATTAACCTGGAAGAGCTGCTGGAAATGATCTTGCTCGTAGCGGAAGTTAACGAGTACAAAGCGAACCCGGACAAACGGGCACGCGGTACAGTAATAGAAGCCGAGCTTGATAAGAACCGCGGACCGGTTGCCCGTATTCTCGTTCAGAACGGTACACTGAAGGTCGGAGACGCTTTTGTAGCGGGTAACTGCTTCGGCCGTGTCCGCGCCATGGTGAATGACAAGGGACGCAAAATCAAGGAAGCGGGCCCTTCCACTCCGGTGGAAATTACCGGTCTGACTGAAGTGCCGCAGGCGGGCGATCCGTTCATGGCCTTCGAAGACGAGCGCAAAGCCCGTGCAATCGCCGACAGACGCTCCACAACCCAGCGCCAGTCCGAGCTGAACACCAATACCCGTGTTACACTGGATGACCTGTTCAAGCACATCAAGGATGGCGAGATCAAAGACCTGAACGTAATCATCAAAGGTGACGTACAAGGTTCGGTAGAGGCGCTCAAGAGCTCCCTGGCGAAGATCGAGGTTGAAGGCGTTCGCGTGAAGATTATTCACAGCGGTGCAGGTGCGATTACGGAATCCGATATTACACTCGCGGCAGCATCAAATGCGATCGTAATCGGCTTTAACGTTCGTCCGGACGCTCAGACCAAAGCTGCTGCAGAGCAGGAGAAGGTTGATGTGCGTCTGCACAACATCATTTACAACGTAATTGAAGAAATCGAAAGTGCCATGAAGGGCATGCTCGATCCGGTCTTCAAAGAAAATATCATCGGTCATGCCGAAGTGCGCAACGTCTTCAAAATCAGCAAA